The Bacteriovorax sp. Seq25_V genome includes a region encoding these proteins:
- a CDS encoding PLP-dependent aspartate aminotransferase family protein — protein sequence MKKATKVIHVGGEPDKETGAIMPPIYQTSTYVQSSPGVHKGYEYTRSHNPTRTRLEECLAGLENAKHALVTSSGLSIEMLIMHALPSGSTIICGDDVYGGTYRLFTTVFNTIHNFLFIDTTDLKKVEAALKEHKPALIWVETPTNPLLKISDIKAISVLAKKYKTKTIVDNTFMSPYFQNPLDLGADMVMHSMTKYINGHSDVIGGCVMLNDKVMHKKLWTLQNSIGPTQSPFDSWLVLRGVKTLAVRMEAHAKNALKIAKYLEKHPKVERVIYPGLSSHPQHKIAKKQMSGFGGMITFFLRGDIKKCNKFLSTVKTFSLAESLGGVESLIEHPAIMTHASVPKAVRESIGLTDNLIRLSVGIEDIEDLIADLDKAFAKV from the coding sequence GTGAAGAAGGCTACGAAAGTCATTCATGTTGGTGGTGAGCCAGATAAGGAAACGGGGGCAATTATGCCTCCGATTTATCAGACTTCAACATACGTACAATCAAGTCCAGGAGTTCACAAAGGTTATGAGTATACAAGATCTCACAATCCAACGAGAACGAGACTTGAAGAGTGCCTCGCGGGCCTTGAAAATGCTAAACATGCACTTGTAACTTCAAGTGGACTTTCAATTGAAATGCTAATTATGCATGCTCTACCATCTGGGTCGACGATTATTTGTGGAGATGATGTCTACGGAGGAACATATAGACTGTTTACGACTGTCTTCAACACAATTCACAACTTTCTTTTCATTGATACAACTGATCTCAAAAAAGTTGAAGCAGCTTTAAAAGAACATAAGCCAGCTCTTATTTGGGTAGAAACTCCAACTAACCCACTTCTTAAAATTTCCGATATCAAAGCAATAAGTGTTTTAGCAAAAAAATATAAAACAAAGACAATTGTTGATAATACATTCATGTCTCCATATTTCCAAAACCCTCTCGATCTTGGTGCTGATATGGTCATGCACTCAATGACAAAGTATATCAATGGTCATTCTGATGTCATTGGTGGTTGTGTGATGTTAAATGACAAAGTCATGCACAAAAAACTTTGGACACTACAAAACTCAATTGGACCAACGCAATCACCATTTGATTCTTGGTTAGTTCTTAGAGGTGTTAAGACTTTAGCTGTTAGAATGGAAGCGCATGCAAAGAATGCCCTGAAGATTGCAAAATACCTTGAAAAACATCCTAAAGTAGAAAGGGTGATTTATCCAGGCCTCTCTTCTCACCCACAACACAAAATTGCAAAGAAGCAAATGAGTGGCTTTGGTGGTATGATTACCTTCTTCTTAAGAGGCGATATCAAAAAATGTAATAAGTTCTTATCAACAGTAAAAACATTCTCTCTGGCGGAAAGTTTAGGCGGAGTAGAAAGTTTAATAGAGCATCCTGCAATCATGACCCACGCATCTGTACCTAAGGCAGTTAGAGAAAGCATAGGTTTAACAGATAATCTAATAAGACTTTCGGTTGGAATTGAAGATATTGAAGACCTTATCGCTGATTTAGATAAGGCCTTTGCTAAAGTTTAA
- a CDS encoding ArsA-related P-loop ATPase, whose amino-acid sequence MLKNKRIEIFCGTGGVGKTTISTSRALHLAKQGRNTLLITIDPAKRLKQVLGIDEEEQGHVVPVSKDSFSIPENVKLDALLLDPSSTLERIVGEKLENDILRTLARPHGGLNEIMAVLEVQHHFNSRVYDTIVLDTPPGQHFIDFLEASRKIKQFFDKTFAEIFNVIDDRNKTKKFLTKIVASGVDKLLTYLEKVTGKTFVAEFTQAIRILYGSRNTFIDGLKLEDELINPELTNWFLVTSADQVKGQEANHLFESSSKFNQSDNYIIINKSWSEFIKNWEPQNNNQVALKENFTHQLKQIKDNISNYNIQTIEFPEVFENQPSLQVEKLLETWEKI is encoded by the coding sequence ATGCTAAAAAATAAGAGGATTGAAATATTTTGCGGAACAGGTGGTGTTGGGAAGACGACAATTTCAACATCACGAGCTCTTCATCTTGCTAAACAGGGTCGCAATACACTTCTAATCACTATTGATCCAGCAAAACGGCTAAAACAAGTTCTCGGAATTGATGAAGAAGAACAAGGACATGTTGTACCTGTCAGCAAGGATAGTTTCTCAATTCCAGAAAATGTTAAACTAGATGCCCTACTTTTAGATCCAAGTTCAACTCTTGAAAGAATTGTAGGAGAAAAGCTAGAGAATGATATTTTAAGAACACTGGCCCGTCCACATGGTGGACTCAATGAAATAATGGCAGTTCTTGAAGTACAACATCACTTTAATAGTCGCGTTTATGACACGATAGTACTTGATACCCCCCCAGGACAACACTTTATCGATTTCCTTGAAGCTTCGAGAAAAATTAAACAATTTTTTGATAAAACTTTTGCTGAAATTTTTAATGTTATCGATGACCGTAACAAAACGAAGAAGTTTCTCACTAAGATTGTAGCAAGTGGTGTTGATAAACTTTTAACTTATCTTGAAAAGGTAACAGGTAAAACTTTTGTTGCTGAATTTACACAGGCGATTAGAATTTTATACGGAAGTAGGAATACCTTTATAGATGGATTAAAACTTGAAGACGAACTTATTAATCCAGAACTTACAAATTGGTTCCTTGTAACTTCTGCTGATCAAGTAAAGGGCCAGGAGGCTAACCATCTCTTTGAATCTTCTAGTAAGTTTAATCAGAGTGATAATTATATCATTATTAATAAAAGCTGGTCTGAGTTCATTAAGAACTGGGAACCTCAAAATAATAACCAGGTAGCATTAAAAGAGAACTTCACACATCAGCTTAAACAAATTAAAGACAATATTAGTAATTATAATATACAAACAATTGAATTTCCTGAAGTGTTCGAGAATCAACCTTCACTTCAAGTCGAAAAACTTTTGGAAACATGGGAAAAAATATGA
- a CDS encoding HD-GYP domain-containing protein — translation MSIKKKPTTTTNNVISLPDAVTNVALLNLVKENKKLALEQKKICEMAARTILHALDCKDSYTYGHSMRVAFLSLTLGKEIGLNEEELYDLELSALFHDIGKIGVPDSVLLKPARLTEDEFLQMKSHPEKSAEILRGFSHFEKVAKYAKHHHERWDGRGYPEGLKGEDIPLFSRIILIADTFDAMTSSRPYRKGLDYEVAFAELEEFSGSQFDPELAKAFITAMRRDANQKEETFELSIVEGKFLKNAA, via the coding sequence ATGAGTATAAAGAAAAAGCCAACGACAACGACGAATAATGTAATCTCTTTGCCAGATGCTGTGACTAATGTTGCTCTTTTAAATCTAGTTAAAGAAAATAAGAAGCTTGCACTTGAGCAAAAAAAGATATGTGAAATGGCCGCAAGAACAATTCTACATGCGCTGGACTGTAAAGACTCATACACGTATGGGCATTCAATGAGAGTTGCCTTCCTTAGCTTAACCCTCGGAAAAGAAATTGGATTAAATGAAGAAGAATTATATGATCTGGAATTATCTGCTCTATTTCACGATATCGGGAAAATCGGTGTTCCTGATTCTGTACTTTTAAAACCAGCAAGACTAACTGAAGATGAGTTTCTTCAAATGAAAAGTCACCCGGAAAAATCAGCTGAGATTTTAAGAGGTTTTTCTCATTTTGAGAAAGTTGCAAAATATGCCAAACATCACCATGAAAGATGGGATGGTCGTGGTTATCCAGAGGGCCTTAAAGGTGAAGACATACCTCTTTTCTCGAGAATTATCTTAATTGCAGATACATTCGATGCAATGACATCGTCTAGACCATATAGAAAAGGTTTAGATTATGAAGTCGCATTTGCAGAACTTGAAGAATTTTCAGGTTCTCAGTTTGATCCAGAACTAGCGAAGGCATTCATCACTGCCATGAGAAGAGATGCCAATCAAAAAGAAGAGACATTCGAGCTCTCTATCGTCGAAGGTAAATTTCTGAAAAATGCAGCATAA
- a CDS encoding pyridoxal-phosphate dependent enzyme, with protein MMKGAKANVLEAIGGTPIVKLNYVTKDIESEIYVKLEYMNPGGSTKDRIGSYMLDQAVKEGKLKPGGTIIEGTSGNTGVGLAMWAAIHGYKCIFVLADKQSKEKIDNLRAFGAKVVVCPTNVQPEDPRSYYSVSKRLSETIPNSFYVNQYDNLHNRDTHYTWTAPEMYEQTSGDFDVFMAGVGTGGTITGCGKYFKEKMPNVQIVGIDCVGSIIAHYAKTGEMCEAHSYVIEGIGEDFIPENYDFSVIDDFEVVGDKESFLMTRKLLKYEGIYAGGSAGAAIVGAINYAKKQKEPKKILVLLHDSGNRYASKIYNDDWMSDNGYLDSSFNVQIKDVLSDLGKNGSIITINDSATIGEAITIMEEKGMSQLPVVNKAGEVVGLCAEKNLVKPVVMGEFQKDDNISLAYTNKFRIVDRNELLETVADALLKKEVAIITKDGKLSDILTEIDILQYMSSKGSI; from the coding sequence ATGATGAAAGGCGCTAAAGCAAATGTACTTGAAGCAATCGGTGGAACGCCAATTGTAAAACTAAACTACGTAACAAAAGACATCGAGTCAGAAATTTATGTAAAACTTGAGTACATGAATCCAGGTGGTTCAACTAAAGATCGTATCGGATCATATATGCTTGACCAGGCGGTCAAAGAAGGAAAGCTAAAACCTGGTGGAACAATTATCGAGGGAACCTCAGGGAACACTGGTGTTGGTCTAGCGATGTGGGCTGCAATTCATGGTTACAAATGTATTTTTGTTCTTGCGGATAAACAGTCCAAAGAGAAAATTGATAATTTAAGAGCTTTCGGTGCCAAGGTTGTAGTTTGTCCAACTAACGTTCAACCAGAAGATCCACGTTCATACTACTCGGTATCAAAAAGACTTTCTGAAACAATACCAAATTCGTTCTATGTAAATCAGTACGATAACTTACACAATAGAGATACACACTACACTTGGACTGCTCCAGAAATGTATGAGCAAACTTCAGGTGACTTCGATGTATTTATGGCCGGAGTTGGTACAGGTGGAACAATTACGGGTTGCGGAAAGTACTTCAAAGAAAAAATGCCTAATGTTCAAATCGTTGGTATCGACTGTGTTGGATCTATCATCGCTCACTATGCAAAAACTGGTGAAATGTGTGAAGCTCATTCATATGTAATCGAAGGGATTGGAGAAGATTTTATTCCTGAAAATTATGATTTCTCAGTTATTGATGACTTTGAAGTTGTTGGTGACAAAGAAAGTTTTCTAATGACGAGAAAGCTTCTTAAATATGAAGGTATTTACGCAGGTGGTTCTGCAGGAGCTGCAATTGTAGGTGCGATCAATTATGCGAAGAAGCAAAAAGAACCGAAGAAAATTCTAGTTCTTCTTCACGATTCAGGAAACCGTTATGCTTCTAAAATCTACAATGATGACTGGATGAGTGACAACGGTTACCTAGACTCATCATTTAATGTACAAATAAAAGATGTACTTTCTGATCTTGGAAAAAATGGAAGTATTATCACAATTAATGACAGTGCAACAATAGGCGAAGCGATTACAATCATGGAAGAGAAGGGAATGTCTCAACTTCCAGTTGTTAATAAGGCAGGAGAAGTTGTTGGTCTTTGTGCAGAGAAAAATCTTGTAAAGCCTGTTGTTATGGGTGAATTCCAAAAAGATGATAATATCTCACTTGCTTATACAAATAAATTTAGAATCGTAGATAGAAATGAATTACTTGAAACAGTAGCTGATGCTCTTTTAAAGAAAGAAGTTGCAATCATTACGAAAGATGGAAAACTTTCAGATATTCTAACTGAGATTGATATTCTTCAATATATGTCTTCTAAGGGAAGCATCTAG
- a CDS encoding chemotaxis protein CheW, with protein MKEFEIICIDDEKEILDIYELELAKCGCTIKSFVKPDLAYEYIIENAKKIVLIVSDYKMPEMTGLELRKMLNANDVMIPFLMVTGFYSKEMALEGMELKISKFINKPFRSDELSAVASAELDQYLRVLNEEREMIKSFVEESSPMLEEIEDLILVLEEEPHNLNALNTYFRLLHTIKGTASCVGLKTLPEFAHKYEDLIGSLKNGDIQVNDLVINTFLKGLDVLKRMYSSIANDGAFEFDIQEDLKIFNTDFKNLEQSKNQSQTEVKEVEVVDNKAQSTSKDTNEKINVQVSILDNFMELSGEMTVLRNMIVKSVSKIEQRYQNDKDVDVLSDSLDEMHKVSSILQNQISEMRKISVESIYRPLKRIVRDASKKLKKEVNIEFEGEELKVDTSIAKILNGVLIHLLRNGVDHGIELPETRTTAGKQAEGNILLSTVIDGENILVTISDDGNGMNPDKLKAKAIENGLFTKEQLDKMSEQRIFSLIFESGFSTAGEVTDISGRGVGMDMVRSSVEAIGGKIVVESKYGEGSKFILVLPVPRSVLIIKSLMVGVSGNQFAVPLQDIDEVVSLDDDKILSELREIDGAQVLCHHGRLIPLINLHDRFHPGAMSDRSLQNVIVIDTEGMHFGLLVDEVFDIEEVVLKKFSGHLQSDTSLFQGATLIGDGDIALILDLENIAHSSNIVNSVEEDYITTTKNNIEPVEYLQFSLEDQRSSYAVSLSMVDRLEEFAMSDIEYTGNNMIIRYRDSFLPLVNLESVLYQKEAILAEDCDIVCIVVNLEGQKLGLLVNRIGDIANVYETLDDTFYNGSGILGTVFINEKTVNVLDLEFVVKSRAKSRHQVKDDSHHEDFETAA; from the coding sequence ATGAAAGAATTTGAAATTATTTGCATTGATGATGAAAAAGAGATTCTCGATATTTATGAGCTAGAGCTTGCTAAGTGTGGCTGTACCATTAAGTCATTTGTAAAGCCTGATCTTGCTTATGAATACATTATTGAAAATGCGAAGAAAATTGTTCTTATCGTAAGTGACTATAAAATGCCTGAGATGACAGGGCTTGAACTGCGTAAAATGTTAAATGCAAATGACGTCATGATTCCTTTTTTGATGGTGACTGGTTTCTATAGTAAAGAAATGGCCCTGGAGGGGATGGAACTTAAGATATCAAAGTTTATTAATAAGCCCTTTCGCTCCGACGAACTAAGTGCTGTTGCCTCAGCAGAGCTTGATCAATATCTACGAGTTCTTAATGAAGAGCGTGAGATGATTAAATCTTTTGTTGAAGAATCATCTCCAATGCTTGAGGAAATCGAAGATTTAATTCTAGTTTTAGAAGAAGAACCTCATAATTTAAATGCTCTTAATACATATTTTAGATTGCTCCACACAATTAAGGGAACAGCCTCTTGTGTTGGTTTAAAAACATTACCCGAATTTGCCCATAAATATGAAGACCTAATTGGTTCTTTGAAGAATGGAGATATTCAAGTAAATGATCTTGTTATAAATACATTTTTAAAAGGACTAGATGTCTTAAAAAGAATGTATTCAAGCATTGCAAATGATGGTGCTTTCGAATTTGACATTCAGGAAGACTTAAAAATATTCAACACTGATTTTAAAAATTTAGAACAAAGTAAAAATCAATCTCAGACAGAGGTTAAAGAAGTCGAAGTTGTCGATAATAAGGCACAAAGTACTTCAAAAGATACAAATGAAAAAATAAATGTTCAGGTCTCAATTCTTGACAACTTCATGGAACTATCAGGGGAAATGACAGTTCTTAGAAATATGATCGTTAAAAGTGTCTCTAAAATTGAGCAGAGATATCAAAATGACAAAGATGTAGATGTCCTTTCTGACTCATTGGATGAAATGCACAAGGTATCATCAATTTTACAAAATCAGATTTCCGAAATGAGAAAAATTTCAGTTGAAAGTATTTATCGCCCATTGAAAAGAATTGTAAGAGATGCTTCTAAAAAGCTTAAGAAAGAAGTTAATATTGAATTTGAGGGAGAAGAACTTAAAGTCGACACTTCAATCGCTAAAATACTAAATGGTGTGCTAATTCATCTTCTACGAAATGGGGTAGATCATGGTATTGAATTACCCGAGACAAGGACGACAGCAGGTAAGCAAGCAGAAGGTAATATCTTACTCTCGACGGTCATAGACGGTGAAAATATTCTTGTTACAATTTCTGATGATGGTAACGGAATGAATCCTGATAAATTAAAAGCTAAAGCAATTGAAAATGGTCTTTTTACAAAAGAGCAGCTTGATAAAATGTCGGAACAACGAATTTTCTCTCTGATTTTTGAGTCTGGATTTAGTACAGCTGGTGAGGTTACAGACATCTCTGGTCGTGGTGTTGGAATGGATATGGTTCGAAGCTCTGTCGAGGCAATTGGCGGAAAAATTGTCGTTGAATCAAAGTATGGCGAAGGATCGAAGTTTATTCTTGTTCTTCCTGTTCCAAGATCTGTACTAATTATTAAATCTTTAATGGTTGGAGTATCTGGAAATCAATTTGCGGTACCACTACAAGATATTGATGAAGTCGTAAGCTTAGATGATGACAAGATTTTATCTGAACTCAGAGAAATCGATGGGGCACAAGTGCTTTGCCATCACGGCCGTTTGATACCGTTAATAAATCTTCATGACAGATTTCACCCAGGGGCTATGTCTGATAGATCTTTGCAAAATGTGATCGTTATAGATACCGAAGGTATGCATTTTGGATTACTTGTTGATGAAGTATTTGATATCGAGGAAGTTGTACTTAAAAAGTTTTCAGGACATTTGCAGTCGGACACATCTCTTTTTCAAGGAGCAACCCTAATAGGTGACGGAGATATCGCACTGATACTTGATCTTGAGAATATCGCTCATTCTAGTAATATCGTGAATAGTGTTGAGGAAGATTATATTACTACAACTAAAAATAATATTGAGCCTGTCGAATATCTTCAATTCTCACTTGAAGATCAAAGATCATCATATGCAGTTAGTTTGAGTATGGTTGACAGACTTGAAGAGTTTGCAATGAGTGATATAGAGTATACTGGTAATAATATGATTATTAGATATCGTGACAGTTTTCTACCTCTAGTGAATTTAGAATCAGTTCTTTATCAAAAAGAAGCAATACTCGCTGAAGACTGTGACATTGTTTGTATTGTTGTCAACTTAGAAGGGCAGAAACTGGGATTACTTGTTAATCGCATTGGTGATATTGCTAATGTATATGAGACTCTTGATGATACCTTTTATAATGGCTCGGGAATTTTAGGAACTGTGTTCATTAATGAGAAGACAGTAAATGTATTGGATTTAGAGTTTGTAGTGAAATCTAGAGCTAAGTCTAGGCATCAAGTTAAGGATGATTCTCATCATGAAGATTTTGAAACCGCTGCATAA
- a CDS encoding ArsA-related P-loop ATPase: MSFKRLYIVTGKGGVGKSLTALSLSKLIAKNSSKKVLFNSFDADINHELCHDLGVTPIQLKMESSATEYIGRKLGSETIAKWIMKAPFFKALFNIVPSLGNMILLGHLIDILEKDPELIIVVDAPSSGHILTVLESPINFEKIFKSGPLVSDIHRMTNFISNKELFEAVVVSIPTELAVTEGLELTQKLTDLKVTSQKMILNNVFSMAIQEEFGELPSFLESKIKSEKDILKERSKNYDLIVPMFINKDTKTLVSNIEESLAPLFNEGET, from the coding sequence ATGAGCTTCAAAAGGCTATATATAGTCACAGGAAAGGGTGGCGTTGGAAAATCACTGACGGCCCTTTCACTCTCTAAATTAATCGCTAAAAATTCTAGTAAAAAAGTCCTATTCAATTCCTTTGATGCTGATATCAATCATGAGCTTTGCCATGATCTTGGGGTAACTCCAATCCAATTAAAGATGGAGTCTTCAGCAACAGAATATATCGGAAGAAAACTTGGGAGTGAGACCATTGCAAAATGGATTATGAAAGCTCCATTTTTCAAGGCACTCTTTAATATTGTTCCAAGCCTTGGGAATATGATTTTACTTGGACACCTTATTGATATTCTAGAGAAAGATCCGGAGCTAATCATTGTGGTTGATGCCCCGTCGAGTGGACATATTCTCACTGTTCTTGAATCCCCTATTAACTTTGAGAAGATTTTTAAATCTGGTCCACTTGTCAGTGACATCCATAGAATGACAAACTTTATTTCTAATAAAGAGCTATTTGAAGCGGTTGTTGTTAGTATTCCAACAGAGCTTGCTGTCACAGAAGGCTTAGAGCTAACACAGAAACTTACAGACTTAAAAGTGACATCTCAAAAGATGATTCTTAATAATGTCTTTTCAATGGCCATCCAAGAAGAGTTCGGAGAACTACCATCATTCTTGGAAAGTAAAATAAAAAGTGAAAAAGATATTCTTAAAGAGCGATCAAAAAATTATGATCTTATTGTCCCAATGTTTATCAATAAAGATACAAAAACACTGGTATCAAATATCGAAGAAAGCTTAGCTCCTTTGTTTAACGAAGGAGAAACTTAG
- a CDS encoding polyhydroxyalkanoate synthesis regulator DNA-binding domain-containing protein, protein MNDVRIIKRYQNRKLYDTHQSCYVTLEEIAQIIREGHEIQVIDNKTKNDITYMTQIQLLFDQEKKSTRAGDVELLKRVIRAEEGTFTGYIRSLEGIEAPVEAPAATLNAFNASELNSAVETTSTLN, encoded by the coding sequence ATGAATGACGTTAGAATTATCAAAAGGTACCAAAACAGAAAGCTCTACGACACTCACCAAAGCTGTTATGTAACTCTTGAAGAGATTGCACAAATTATCAGAGAAGGTCATGAGATTCAAGTTATTGATAACAAGACTAAAAACGATATTACATATATGACTCAAATCCAACTTCTTTTTGATCAAGAGAAAAAATCAACAAGAGCTGGTGATGTTGAATTACTAAAAAGAGTAATCAGAGCAGAAGAAGGAACTTTCACAGGATATATTAGATCTCTTGAAGGTATCGAAGCTCCAGTTGAAGCACCAGCTGCAACTTTAAATGCATTTAACGCATCTGAGCTTAACTCAGCAGTTGAAACAACAAGCACTTTGAACTAA
- a CDS encoding outer membrane protein, with protein MLSTFAKSLKIMPVILITGFSFSTQAKSIKELTSSKSSEKVESEVAKVASISTSGLHVHAIGVGLGQTFLSGDFASNGEDRITPDLYYNYSASHSFDFMANFHWSSHKYKSRKTTISGLALGIKAKLFNFDNFSPFLVGGLGFYSPKMTREIEGEFKTSRSKLTFGYNLGAGADLDLNSRVKVGIIGMIHNPFDIKQDDQPEVEGSYYKLQVTAYYKF; from the coding sequence ATGCTATCTACATTTGCAAAAAGCTTAAAAATAATGCCTGTGATCCTAATCACAGGCTTTTCTTTTTCTACTCAAGCAAAATCTATTAAAGAATTAACTTCATCTAAAAGTTCTGAGAAAGTTGAATCAGAAGTTGCGAAAGTTGCATCAATTTCGACATCTGGATTGCACGTCCACGCGATTGGAGTTGGGCTAGGCCAGACTTTCCTTTCTGGGGACTTCGCTTCAAACGGTGAAGATAGAATTACACCAGATTTATACTACAACTACTCTGCTAGTCACTCATTTGATTTCATGGCCAATTTTCACTGGTCATCACATAAGTACAAAAGTAGAAAGACAACGATCTCTGGTCTTGCTTTAGGAATTAAGGCAAAGCTTTTTAACTTTGATAACTTCTCCCCATTTCTTGTTGGTGGACTAGGTTTCTACTCTCCAAAAATGACTCGAGAAATTGAAGGTGAATTCAAAACTTCTAGAAGCAAATTAACTTTTGGTTATAACCTTGGTGCAGGAGCTGACCTTGATCTAAATTCTCGAGTTAAAGTTGGAATCATCGGCATGATTCACAACCCATTCGATATTAAACAAGATGATCAGCCAGAGGTTGAAGGCTCATACTACAAGCTACAAGTTACTGCCTACTATAAGTTCTAA
- the gshA gene encoding glutamate--cysteine ligase has product MSYQINTKEELESFVTHNWNQINEFLDKQFESLPIPLYSSVDIRESKNKIAPVDNNMYPAGFNNICALDLDCASDTFKKFITKDFPATKTVAIIPESHTKNTFYLDHLAYLKKALTDAGFTTFVASFDEELFVEGNELNLISASKFDLQIVKATVKDGHIYAGEDKIDYAVLNNDQSNPMNIEWKSITTPIHPSPYIGWFNRSKSGHFVAYREAAEIFCKEFNIDPSLIEASFKLVDGIDFSSKEGLEKVATSVDEIKGSNEDMKVFIKGDQGTYGMGISVVGSGEEVLNFNRKDRNKMDIGKNKIKFTSVIVQEGVETIIKYDNMPAEVTIYLIGGKSVGGFMRANTEKGTHDNLNARGMVFRRFCISEIRQNQDYQAKEALYSIIARVSTLAGAIELKNKQGI; this is encoded by the coding sequence ATGAGCTATCAAATAAACACAAAAGAGGAACTAGAAAGTTTCGTAACACATAACTGGAATCAAATTAATGAATTCCTTGATAAGCAATTTGAAAGTTTACCTATTCCACTCTATTCATCTGTAGATATTAGAGAAAGTAAAAATAAAATTGCTCCTGTTGATAATAATATGTATCCAGCAGGATTTAATAATATCTGCGCCCTAGATCTTGATTGCGCGTCGGATACTTTTAAAAAGTTTATCACAAAAGATTTTCCCGCAACTAAGACAGTGGCAATTATTCCAGAGTCACATACAAAGAATACATTCTATCTTGATCATCTTGCTTACTTGAAAAAAGCATTAACAGATGCAGGTTTCACAACTTTTGTTGCAAGTTTTGATGAGGAATTATTTGTTGAAGGTAACGAACTTAATCTTATTTCGGCTTCAAAATTCGATCTTCAAATTGTGAAAGCAACTGTGAAAGATGGTCACATCTATGCTGGTGAAGACAAGATTGACTATGCTGTTTTGAACAATGATCAGTCTAATCCAATGAATATTGAATGGAAAAGCATTACAACTCCAATTCACCCAAGTCCTTATATTGGATGGTTTAATCGTTCAAAGTCAGGGCACTTTGTTGCTTACCGCGAAGCTGCTGAAATTTTCTGCAAAGAATTTAATATTGACCCTTCACTTATAGAAGCGAGCTTCAAACTCGTTGATGGAATTGATTTTTCTTCGAAAGAAGGACTGGAAAAAGTAGCAACTTCAGTTGATGAAATAAAAGGCTCAAATGAAGATATGAAAGTTTTCATTAAAGGCGACCAAGGTACTTACGGAATGGGTATCAGTGTTGTTGGTAGTGGTGAAGAAGTTCTTAATTTCAATAGAAAAGATAGAAACAAAATGGATATTGGTAAAAACAAAATTAAATTTACCTCAGTAATTGTCCAAGAAGGTGTTGAGACGATCATAAAATATGATAATATGCCAGCGGAAGTTACAATTTATCTTATTGGCGGAAAGAGTGTTGGGGGTTTCATGAGAGCAAATACTGAAAAAGGTACTCATGACAATTTAAATGCTCGAGGTATGGTGTTTAGAAGATTTTGCATCAGTGAGATCAGACAAAACCAAGACTATCAGGCTAAAGAAGCGCTCTACTCTATTATTGCGAGAGTATCGACACTGGCCGGTGCAATTGAATTAAAAAACAAACAAGGAATATAA